In a single window of the Arenicella chitinivorans genome:
- the ung gene encoding uracil-DNA glycosylase: MTAREIKLSDPWLHALQSEFAAPYMQDLSAFLRAEKQAGKQIYPTGEVIFAALNATPLESVRVVILGQDPYHGPNQAHGLSFSVPPGIRVPPSLQNIYKELVSDVGITMPSHGNLMAWAEQGVLLLNAVLTVQAANAGSHQGRGWERFTDRVIQVINQRQQNVVFMLWGAYAQKKGQVIDRDRHLVLQAPHPSPLSAHRGFMGCRHFSQANTYLKQHGKVEIDWQIR, from the coding sequence ATGACGGCTAGAGAAATTAAGTTAAGCGATCCTTGGTTGCACGCATTGCAGAGCGAGTTTGCCGCTCCCTACATGCAGGATCTCTCGGCGTTTTTGAGAGCAGAAAAGCAAGCTGGTAAGCAGATTTATCCCACTGGTGAAGTTATCTTCGCTGCGCTCAATGCAACCCCCTTAGAGTCGGTGCGTGTGGTGATTCTAGGGCAGGACCCGTACCACGGTCCGAACCAGGCGCATGGTCTGAGTTTCAGCGTGCCGCCCGGGATCCGAGTGCCCCCATCGTTGCAAAATATCTACAAAGAGCTGGTGTCAGATGTTGGCATTACGATGCCGTCGCATGGCAATTTAATGGCTTGGGCTGAGCAGGGCGTTTTATTGTTGAACGCAGTGTTAACGGTACAAGCTGCCAATGCGGGCAGTCATCAGGGGCGCGGTTGGGAACGTTTCACGGATCGGGTGATCCAGGTTATTAATCAACGCCAGCAGAACGTGGTGTTTATGTTGTGGGGCGCTTACGCCCAGAAGAAAGGACAGGTGATTGATCGTGATCGACACTTAGTCTTACAGGCACCACATCCGTCACCGTTATCTGCGCATCGTGGATTCATGGGTTGTCGTCATTTTTCACAAGCCAATACCTATCTTAAGCAACACGGTAAAGTCGAGATTGACTGGCAAATTCGGTAG
- the dinB gene encoding DNA polymerase IV, whose product MTARKILHIDMDAFFASVEQRDFPHLRGKPVIVGGKPESRGVVAACSYEARKFGVHSAMPSARAHKLCREAVFVPARFDAYRAASTGIHAVFKRYTDMIEPLSLDEAYLDVTAQAEALGSATEVAKRIKREIKLELDLTASAGVSYNKFLAKIASDMDKPDGLYVIRPELAQRFIDQLPIRKFFGVGKVTEQKMHRLGIFTGADLKARTELELQTAFGQSGGYYYRVARGIDDRPVRAHRVRKSLGKETTFSRDVTDKKFIWQTLLELAESLETALENKQMMARSLTLKLRYADFKLITRSKTGISLYTSAEDIVGDLPELLRKTEAGARPIRLIGITLSNLYKHIDEQSKSAVSEVRDSPQLGLF is encoded by the coding sequence GTGACTGCGCGTAAAATTCTCCACATTGATATGGACGCTTTTTTCGCGTCAGTTGAACAACGCGACTTTCCGCATTTGCGCGGCAAGCCGGTCATTGTCGGTGGTAAGCCTGAGTCCCGAGGTGTGGTCGCTGCATGCAGCTATGAGGCACGTAAGTTTGGTGTGCATTCTGCCATGCCGTCAGCGCGTGCCCACAAGTTGTGTCGCGAAGCGGTGTTTGTGCCTGCCCGATTTGACGCGTATCGTGCGGCATCCACCGGTATCCACGCGGTCTTTAAGCGTTACACCGATATGATCGAACCTTTGTCGCTGGATGAGGCATATCTGGATGTGACCGCACAGGCTGAGGCCCTTGGGTCCGCCACCGAGGTGGCTAAGCGGATCAAGCGAGAAATTAAATTGGAGCTTGATCTAACGGCGTCGGCAGGTGTGTCGTATAACAAGTTTTTGGCTAAGATTGCCTCGGACATGGATAAGCCGGACGGCTTGTACGTGATTCGCCCTGAATTGGCACAACGGTTTATCGATCAACTCCCGATTCGTAAGTTTTTCGGTGTGGGCAAAGTTACGGAACAAAAGATGCACCGTCTTGGGATCTTTACGGGTGCCGATTTGAAGGCGCGCACTGAGTTGGAACTACAAACCGCGTTTGGCCAGTCTGGCGGTTACTATTATCGTGTGGCGCGCGGAATTGATGATCGGCCGGTGCGCGCACATCGGGTACGCAAATCGCTGGGCAAAGAAACCACCTTTAGTCGTGATGTGACCGATAAGAAATTTATCTGGCAGACACTACTCGAATTAGCAGAAAGTCTGGAAACTGCCTTAGAAAATAAGCAGATGATGGCCAGATCACTGACTCTCAAGCTGAGATATGCCGATTTTAAGTTGATCACGCGCAGCAAAACAGGTATATCGCTCTACACCAGCGCTGAAGATATCGTTGGTGATCTGCCGGAGCTGTTACGCAAAACAGAAGCGGGTGCGCGGCCGATCCGCTTGATTGGCATTACCTTGTCCAATCTATACAAGCATATAGATGAGCAGAGTAAATCCGCTGTCAGCGAAGTGCGTGATAGTCCGCAATTGGGTCTCTTTTAA
- a CDS encoding 1-acyl-sn-glycerol-3-phosphate acyltransferase: MKRRICSFILFKLLGWRLVGEPPADKKYLFVAVPHTSNWDFVYGWLAITALDLNVKIFAKDVFFVWPLNYVCQYLGVLPVNRRKSTNFVDSVAERFEQADSLRLLITPEGTRSYQDTLKSGYYYLAKKANIPIVVAGPNFKEKTFTILPPRPPLPNFQLDQAQVIAFCKTQYGRRPDQSFRD, encoded by the coding sequence GTGAAACGAAGAATTTGCAGCTTTATTCTGTTCAAACTGCTGGGGTGGCGTCTTGTTGGAGAGCCGCCTGCGGATAAGAAATACCTGTTCGTTGCTGTACCACATACTAGCAACTGGGACTTCGTGTACGGCTGGCTGGCGATTACTGCGCTGGACCTTAATGTGAAGATATTTGCGAAAGATGTATTCTTTGTCTGGCCGTTGAACTACGTGTGCCAGTACCTGGGGGTATTGCCAGTAAATCGGCGTAAGAGCACCAATTTTGTGGATTCAGTGGCTGAGCGGTTTGAACAAGCAGACTCGTTGCGTTTACTCATTACCCCGGAAGGCACACGCAGCTACCAAGATACCTTGAAGAGTGGCTACTACTACTTGGCCAAAAAAGCGAATATTCCGATTGTGGTCGCGGGTCCAAACTTTAAAGAGAAGACCTTTACCATTCTGCCGCCGCGACCGCCATTGCCTAACTTTCAACTCGATCAAGCTCAAGTAATCGCGTTCTGCAAGACTCAGTACGGTCGACGCCCGGATCAATCGTTCCGCGACTAA
- a CDS encoding 5'-nucleotidase, with product MNDEQKLVVAISSRALFDLNEGHKIFEEEGVQAYCRYQIERENDLLEPGVAFPLVKKLLRLNELGEPRERVEVILLSRNSADTGLRIFNSIQEHNLPITRAAFTNGSSPFKYVEPFGADVFLSSDPNDVASTLEAGFAAATMLPSNTRKPGSDNDTLNIAFDGDAVVFSDEAEQIYKQKGLVEFSRHEVQSAKRPLPGGPFRNMLAALHSIQSEFSVDESPLRTALITARSAPAHERVIRTLRAWNIRIDEAVFLGGLPKGDFLRTFGADIFFDDQEGHCDSARQHVPTGHVPNGIANTKR from the coding sequence ATGAACGATGAGCAAAAGTTGGTAGTTGCCATCTCGTCGCGCGCGTTGTTTGATCTAAACGAAGGCCACAAAATCTTCGAAGAAGAAGGCGTACAGGCTTATTGTCGTTATCAAATAGAGCGCGAAAATGATTTGCTGGAGCCCGGCGTGGCTTTTCCGCTGGTCAAAAAATTACTCAGGCTGAACGAGCTCGGCGAGCCACGAGAACGGGTTGAAGTGATATTGCTTTCACGCAACTCAGCGGACACCGGCTTGCGTATATTTAATTCCATTCAAGAACATAACCTACCCATCACGAGAGCCGCGTTCACGAATGGTAGCAGCCCATTTAAATACGTAGAGCCGTTTGGCGCGGATGTGTTTCTTTCCAGCGATCCAAATGACGTTGCCAGTACGCTGGAAGCTGGATTCGCCGCTGCCACGATGTTGCCCTCCAATACTCGTAAACCTGGTTCCGACAATGACACACTGAATATTGCTTTTGATGGCGACGCGGTTGTGTTTTCCGATGAAGCAGAACAGATTTACAAACAGAAAGGTTTGGTCGAATTTTCCCGCCACGAAGTACAATCAGCTAAGCGGCCGTTGCCGGGTGGGCCATTTCGAAATATGTTGGCGGCGCTGCATAGTATTCAATCAGAATTTTCGGTCGACGAATCCCCTTTACGCACGGCGCTCATCACGGCGCGCTCAGCACCGGCGCATGAGCGTGTGATTCGCACCTTGCGTGCTTGGAATATTCGTATTGATGAAGCGGTATTTCTGGGTGGATTGCCGAAAGGTGATTTTCTGCGTACGTTTGGCGCAGATATATTTTTTGATGACCAGGAAGGCCATTGTGATTCGGCGCGGCAACATGTGCCGACGGGTCACGTGCCCAATGGCATCGCCAATACCAAACGTTAG
- a CDS encoding trypsin-like peptidase domain-containing protein encodes MKSLFALLMGMLVSLTVNAALPLAVEGQPLPSLAPMIERVQSSLVRIVVPVRAQARRDPFDDPFFRRFMDQRRKKTRDVVHIGAVVDAEQGFILTNEHSVRGINKAAVILNDGRRVDAVVVGSDLASDVALLKIDAADLTAIDLGDSSAMRIGDFVVSIGDPLGQQNTVVTGVISALAVPNSLQTHQQFIQSDAAIGSGVLVDLNGRLVGLNTAKSAQTASSSRIGFSTPVNLALRVKEQLVKYGTPQRGFLAVQVQDMTPDLARAFDIRQPGGAVITDVVPGSSAAEAGLVIGDVILSAGAQSIYRGNDLRAVVAQQFAGDALELGVARQGERLSLVPVLESSTRASKIGTMIHHQLEGATLDNMGARQVSTGSGEGVLVREVRKGSVAWEHGVRPNDIIVSANRKAVRDLDSFRKAIEGREVLMLNILRGNGALFLLLQ; translated from the coding sequence ATGAAATCACTGTTTGCTCTATTGATGGGTATGCTGGTTTCACTCACCGTCAATGCGGCTTTGCCGCTGGCCGTTGAGGGGCAGCCACTTCCCTCCTTGGCTCCGATGATTGAGCGAGTCCAGTCATCGCTGGTGCGAATTGTCGTCCCAGTGCGTGCGCAAGCTCGTCGTGACCCGTTTGATGACCCATTCTTTCGTCGGTTTATGGATCAGCGCCGTAAAAAGACGCGCGATGTGGTACATATTGGCGCTGTGGTGGATGCCGAACAGGGATTCATCTTAACCAACGAACACTCAGTGCGAGGCATTAACAAAGCAGCGGTTATCTTAAATGATGGTCGCCGTGTTGATGCAGTGGTGGTAGGCAGTGATCTAGCCTCGGATGTGGCATTGCTAAAAATAGACGCTGCGGACTTGACGGCGATTGATCTGGGTGACTCAAGTGCCATGCGAATTGGTGATTTCGTGGTGTCAATCGGTGACCCGTTGGGACAACAGAATACCGTTGTCACGGGTGTTATCAGTGCGTTGGCGGTACCGAACAGTTTGCAGACACACCAGCAGTTTATTCAAAGCGACGCAGCGATCGGTTCCGGTGTGCTGGTTGATCTGAATGGGCGACTCGTTGGGTTGAATACCGCCAAATCCGCGCAAACTGCCAGCAGCTCGCGGATTGGTTTCTCTACGCCGGTTAACCTAGCTCTTCGAGTCAAAGAACAGTTGGTTAAATACGGTACGCCTCAACGCGGTTTTCTCGCCGTTCAAGTACAGGATATGACACCCGATCTGGCGCGCGCATTCGATATTCGTCAGCCCGGTGGCGCCGTGATTACGGACGTGGTGCCCGGGTCTTCAGCTGCTGAGGCAGGGTTGGTGATCGGCGATGTGATTTTGAGCGCCGGAGCGCAATCAATATATCGAGGCAATGATTTACGTGCAGTGGTTGCGCAGCAGTTTGCAGGAGATGCGCTCGAGCTTGGCGTCGCGCGGCAGGGCGAACGTTTGAGCCTCGTGCCAGTGCTGGAGTCGTCCACCCGAGCATCCAAGATTGGGACCATGATCCACCATCAACTTGAAGGTGCCACCTTGGATAATATGGGAGCTCGTCAGGTTAGTACTGGTTCAGGTGAAGGTGTGCTGGTGCGTGAGGTGCGTAAGGGCAGTGTGGCCTGGGAGCACGGCGTGCGACCCAATGACATTATTGTGTCGGCGAATCGAAAAGCGGTGCGAGACCTTGATTCCTTCCGTAAGGCGATTGAAGGGCGTGAAGTACTGATGCTGAACATTTTGCGCGGTAATGGCGCATTGTTTTTGCTGCTGCAATAG
- the rpe gene encoding ribulose-phosphate 3-epimerase: protein MTDYLIAPSILSADFARLGEEVDNVLSAGADWVHFDVMDNHYVPNLTIGPMVCQALRNHGVTAPIDVHLMVEPVDELVPQFANAGATMISFHPEASRHVDRTLQLIKNEGCQAGLVLNPATPLSVLDWVIDKVDMVLLMSVNPGFGGQSFIEHVKQKISDTRAVIDASGRAIRLEVDGGVKANNIGELAALGADTFVAGSAIFNADDYAQVIRDMRANIAAATNS from the coding sequence ATGACCGACTACCTTATTGCCCCATCGATTTTATCCGCTGACTTTGCGCGTTTGGGGGAAGAAGTGGACAATGTATTGTCCGCAGGTGCTGACTGGGTTCATTTTGACGTGATGGATAATCACTACGTGCCTAATCTGACAATTGGTCCCATGGTGTGTCAAGCCTTGCGTAATCATGGTGTGACTGCGCCAATTGATGTGCATCTTATGGTCGAGCCAGTCGATGAGCTGGTTCCGCAATTCGCGAACGCGGGTGCAACGATGATTTCCTTCCATCCGGAAGCCAGTCGGCATGTGGATCGTACGCTGCAACTGATTAAAAACGAAGGGTGTCAGGCGGGTCTGGTGTTAAATCCAGCTACGCCATTATCGGTTCTGGACTGGGTGATCGATAAAGTGGATATGGTGCTGCTAATGTCCGTAAACCCGGGTTTTGGAGGGCAGTCTTTCATTGAGCATGTGAAACAAAAAATTTCTGATACACGTGCGGTTATCGATGCCAGTGGTCGAGCAATTCGTTTGGAAGTTGACGGTGGTGTCAAAGCCAACAATATTGGCGAGTTGGCAGCGCTGGGTGCGGACACTTTTGTGGCTGGCTCGGCGATCTTTAATGCCGATGACTATGCTCAGGTGATTCGCGATATGCGCGCCAATATTGCGGCCGCCACCAATTCCTAG